ccatgcagcaataaaattaattgttttcAAGTAcagagaaataataaaaaaacaaaaaaatatataaaaacattataatcatgaggcaggagggtcttgtgGATTTTCTTGGTCGACTGCAGCTTCAAATTCATTATCCACACCTTCAATGCCAATGGCCAAGGAGATCTCGGGCGAGGCTGGGGTTTtcgctctctcttcttcttccaagCGAGCAATGCACCGGGCTATTTCTGTTTGCCTCATGCGCTCAGAGAGATAGCTGAAATTGGCCCCttgattgtgtttccaaaaatcatagaaacacTTGGACGTGGTGCCCTTGTATCTCTCCAGATTTCTGGCGTTGGCTTTTTCGAGATCCTTGATGCGAGCCTCCAACTTATCAAACTCTTGCCTGCTCTCGATCAGGTCTACCTCGAGCTTTTTGGCTTCGCGAAAATTGATAAGGTGAGAATCTTTGTACTTCACCTTAGCCTCGAGAGCTTTGTCTAGAGCAGCCTGTTTCTCCTTCATCTCCTCAGCCATTTTATTTTTCCCCTCAAGCAATGCCGCATTAGCCTTCTGAGCTGCCTCAAGCTGCTCTT
This genomic interval from Humulus lupulus chromosome 8, drHumLupu1.1, whole genome shotgun sequence contains the following:
- the LOC133795976 gene encoding uncharacterized protein LOC133795976, which translates into the protein MPFVDMFDLYNAPDALASKKKVSSSITGSVAKSFIEDPPAAGPSKDTTPTPSPLEQPSPPAPVGWTPHPPAPVDQTQPAAPAQTGDDLSSHALRWLCSGVITEQSKASEQRHTEEIKVVEAKYKEQLEAAQKANAALLEGKNKMAEEMKEKQAALDKALEAKVKYKDSHLINFREAKKLEVDLIESRQEFDKLEARIKDLEKANARNLERYKGTTSKCFYDFWKHNQGANFSYLSERMRQTEIARCIARLEEEERAKTPASPEISLAIGIEGVDNEFEAAVDQENPQDPPAS